Part of the Lysobacter enzymogenes genome is shown below.
CGACCGTGTTGGTGATGGCCAGGTCGCCGCCATTGCTTTCGGTCAGCACGGTGGACGCGATCAGTCGCCGCGTTCCATGATCGCTGAGCCCTTCGATGTTGCCCTGCGTGTACTCATTGGCCGTAAGCACGGCCCGCTCTTGCCTGCGCGTCCCTGGCATGGTGTCGCTCCTTGCGTGCTCTTACTCGACTGGCTTGCAGTTCAGTTGCGCGATGGCGTCCGTGGGCCGAGTTCGAGTCAGATCGAAGACGGTGAAGCCATCGGTGTATTTGCCGCCGTCCTTCTGGCTGGCCTGCACGTAGAGCTTGCGGTTGCCAGCGAGCGATACTTCGAAGAAGGCGCCGCTGCCTGCGCCTTCCTCGTACTCGGGAGCGGGGCATTGGTCCGCAATAGTGGCGACCGCGGCGGCGGATCCGAATTGATTCTTGAGGATGCTCAAGTAATCGTCGGAGTAGAGGGGTTTGCTGATCGATACGGTTTCGACCCCGCTCAAGGTGCCTGTCACGTTGAGCGTCGATTCGCCTTCATTGCGTTTGACCGTGGCGTATTCCGTTCCGGGCTTGCTGTTGGGAATGTCCTTGGTCGTGAACCCTTGCAGCAGGATTTCGCCGCTGCGCGAGTAGCGCCCCGCTACGAATTCCTGGGGTACGGAGTCTTTCCATTTGACGGTTGAGAGCGCCGCGTAAGCATCCCAATCGCGTCCCTTGTCGCTGGCGAACACCTCCGCGGCAGCCTGCATATCCGTGGCAGGTACGGGGGCGACTTGCTCCACCTCGCGCTTTTCGACCGATGGCGGGGAGACTTCTTGCTTTTGACAGGCGGCCAGTCCCAGCGTGGTGATGGCTACGGCGGCGGTCAGGTGTTTGAGGCTCACTTCGTCCGTCTCTTGAAGATTTTCGTCGGCGATCGCGACGGGGCGCGGATGGATCGGCAGGGTCGGCTTTCGCCTGGGCGGCGAGGACGCTCTGGTTAAGGGCATAGGCCCCAGTTCAGCGCGAACTGCCTCATTGATGAGATTCACATCCCTGTAGAGCGTATCGGCGTGCGCTTGTTGGATGCGAGAGAACGTGACGGGGCTGCCAGAGGTTTTTGACATAGAACGATCCCTGTCGAAAACGTTCGGAGCCTTTCCTGGCTCCGGCCTTAGCTTGTACTTGCGGCTGAATCGCTCGGCCGCAATGAAGACCTGCGTAGCATCCGTGCCGATTTCGGTCCAGTCAAGGTTATGCGTTTGGCGCGCGTGTAGTGCGCAGTTTCAGTTTGCGTATCTCATCGCGGTGGCGCTGAAATTGAAGATCGTCTCAGGGCCGTCGGGTGCTCATGCCGATCCCTGGCGTGTGTTGGCTAAATCGGCGGGCTTTTGTCGAGGGCTGGAGCTTCGGCGTAGTTGTAGTGGCGCGGTCGCGGCTTGCGCCGCTCCTACAGGGGGCTACGTTCGACTTGCGCAAAAAAAAAGCGCCCCGCCGAGGCGGGGCGCTTAAGGGGGAGGTTCGGTTGCGGAGTTACGGGCTGGTACGCAGCGTCAGCGAGTACGCGCTCAGGATCGCGTTGATCGGGGTGTAGTAGCTGTTGCCGCCGCCGTTGTTGCCCTGGCTGCCCTGGCAGCTGCCGCTGCCGCCCGACAGCACGCCCTGCGCCTGGCCGGCGCCGGTGATGAACGAGCCGCCCGAGTCGCCGCCTTCGGCGCAGGCGGTGGTGCGGGTCAGGCCGGTGACGGTGCCGTCGGGGTTGCCGTTGTCGTCCTGGTACGAGACGGTGACGTTCTTGGTGCGGATGGCGCCGCAATGCCAGCCCGAGGTGCGGCCCGAACGGCACAGCGCGGCGCCGACGGCGGCTTCGGTGCTGCCGCGCACGGTGACGTCGCCGTTGCCGTAGCCGTACACGCTCGGCGACAGGGTGTGGGTGGTGTCGACCTTGACCCAGCCGCGGTCGGGGCCGGTGCTGGTGCCGCTCGGCATCACCGAGGCGGCGAAGGTGCCGACGCGGACGCCCGGGTTCCACTGGCCGGCTTCCTGATAGACGATTTCGCCGACGGTGCCGCAATGGCCGGCGGTGGCGTAGCCCGGGGTGCTGCCCTTGGTGACGGTGAAGCCGACCGAGCAGGCGTACAGGTAGCCGTCGCCCGGGTTGCGCAGCATGCCGCGGCCGCCCTGCACGGCGATGCGGCGCTGCGGGACGTCCTTCATGGTTTCGAAGCGCACCAGACGCGAATCCAGGCCGCTGCGCGCGACGAAGTCGACGCCGGTTTCTTCCGCGCCCGGGGCGACGCCGACGACGATGCTGTTGCTGGGCAGGTCGACCGACCAGCTGTAGACGCCCTTCGGGGTCTTGCCGTTGCGCGCCAGCAGGCTGTCGAGCTGGCCCTTGGCGGCGTTGAGCGCGCTCAGGCTGTTGGCCACGCGGCGGGTTTCCACGCCCGGCACGGCCTTGGCGGCGGTGTTGTTGATCGCGGTGCTGGCGGCGACCAGCGCGTAGGAACCGTCGGCCTTGCGCTCCAGCCAGGTGCCGGCGAAGTTGCGGCCGAGCTTGGTTTCCAGGGTCTGCGCTTGCTGCGCGGCGAGGCTTTCGAGCTTGAGGTACTGGACGAGCTGGGTTTCGTTGAGGCCCAGGTCGCGCTGCATGGCGGTCTTCAACGCGGGGGCGAGGTCGTCGGCGGCGAAGGCCGAACCGGAGGCGATCATGGCAACGGTGACGGCGAGTACCGACGTGCTGAACTTGCGCATATCCGAAAACTCCTCAAAGCGATTAGGGAGGGATGCGATCGATGGAATGCGGCAGGTCCGGCGAATGGGTGTGCGCACGTGCCTGTGCAGGGTGCGCCTTGTTGCCGCACTGTTCGAAACGGGCGCCGATGAAGCGCCCCCTACCCAAGAAGTGAGACGTTTTCGTGGATTCCGCGCATTGCTCCGCCACCGCGAATCGGCTGAAAAGAATGAACATCAAGCGCGAAACGTGATGCGTATTCGGAGTGTGTCTACGCATCTCATCCGATTCGCTTCGCCGGCTTAGCGCGTGCTGAAGCGGAGCCGGAAAACGTGATGCCGGCGCGGCGGTTTCGGTACGAATGCGGAAAAAAGCGAAGGCCTGCCGGAGCCCCGGCAGGCCTGTTTGCCGCGTTTGGCGGATGCGTTTTTCGCGGCGTCAGACGGTGACCTGGATGGTCTTCGACCAGACCACGCCGACCGGCGCGTTTTGGTCGCTGTAGGTGTACGCGGTGCCGCCGACGTTGACGTTGAACGCGGCCGGGCCGCCCCAGTTGATGCCGACCAGGGTTAGGTCGTACTTGCCGGCCGGCAGGACCGAGCCGAGGTTGACCGAGTAGCTCACCGGGTCGTTGTAGCCCGAGCTGATGTGGCAGACCTCGGACGAGCCGGCGCCGGTGGAGGCGATGATGTGGAGTTCGTTGTCGCACTGGCTGATTTTGACGGCGGTGGCCATGAGCTTCCCCTGTGTGATGTTGGTACCCGTTAGGTGTGCGGCGAAGCCTTGCGGCAGCGCGTCGGCCGATGCGAGCTCGGCGGGCGGGCTGTGAGCGGTGCCCGGCTTCGCAGCGCAGGCAGTATTCGCTGCGCCCGCACGGCGCGTGGGGTCACTGCGGGCTCAGGCCGGGATCAGTTCGGTGACGCGGCGTGAGCGCTCACGCCGCGGGCGCGGCGCGCACCAGCGCCATCACCGGCACGCCGAAGCAGCGCGCCAGTTCGTGGGCGATGCGGAAGCGCACGGCGCGGCCGGATTCGGCGCGTTTTATCGTGGCCACCGACACGCGGATGTTGCGGCGCCAGCAGTCGTCGGCGAGGTCTTGCTGGCTCAGCAGCCGGCCTTGCCGCAGGCGCCGCAGTTCGGCGCTGTCGAGCACGACCTGGCCGCGGCCGCTGGGCGCGATGAGTTGCGGCGATGTTGCGTCGGCGCAACCGGTTCGGGTTTGCGCGGGAGGCGACTCAGGCGCGGCGGCGGCGTCGATGTCGGGAACAGTCGGTGCATGCATGGCGCGCGATCCTCGTGGGCGATGCGACAGGGCACCGCGGTCGCGGGTCGCGCGTTCCATCCTTGGTCGCGAAGGCGAGGGATTGGGGCGGCCGTTGTGCGGCGTTTCGCTCGGCAGCGTGGTCGCGGCGACGGCGCTGGCGCCTTTCGGGAACCTGCCGGTTTCGCGCGCTGCGCGAGCGTTGTCAGTGTGCGCCGCGTTTTTCGGCCGAACTCTGCGGATGCGCAGTCGGCCATCGCGACGCGCGTCGCAGCGATCGTTTGCGCTGTGTCGGTTGCAGTTATATGTCGTGAGGCAAGGTGCACGCCGCGCTATCGCGAGGATTGCGAATTCGATCGGGTATGCGTCGCCGGCGTGTTGCGTACGCGAACGTTCGCGAACCCGTCCGCGATGCGCGGGCGCAGGAGCGATGGCCCCTGCGCCCGCGAAACCGCGTTAGCTTCGGAACTCGCCGGTTCGCGAGCGGCGGTTCAATTGCCGAGTTGCGAAATCGCCGCGCGCAGGTTCGGCAGCGGGCCGATATTGCCTCCGCCACCGGTTTGCGCGGTGCCGGTGGTGCGCAGCAGGTCGCGCATCTGCCGCGGGGTCAAGGTGATGCCGCGCTGTTTGGCGATGCCCGACAGCGCCACCACCGCCGAGGCGACGATGGGCGAGGCGCTGGAGGTTCCGGAGAACACCTTGGTGTAATACGCGTTGACGCCGCCGTTGTAGAGGTTGCCGTAGCCGGTGGTGGTGACGCAGCGGCCCCAGGCCTGCACGTTGACGCGCGAACCGTAGGTCGAGAACGACTGCTTCGCGCGTTCGGCGGTGCCGTCGCTGCACCACGTATTGGAGCGCGGGCCGCCGGCGCCGACGATGATCGAGCCCGAGTCGGCGCGGCCGGCCGGGAACGGCGAGCCGAAACACGAGGTGTTGTCGAGATTCATGTTGCCGTTGCCGCCGGCCTGGACCACGTGGATGCCCTTGTTGGTCGCGGTGACGATGGCGGCGTGGACCGAGGCGATCCATTCCACCGGCACGTAGCCGTTGCAGGCGCTGGGGCCGGCGGCCTGCTGTTCGATCAGGATCACGTCGCCCGCGCGCAGGAAGTTGGCGGCGGTCAGGATGGCGTTGGCCGGGTCGTAGCCGCGTTCGGTGTTCATCGCGTTGGTCATGTACGCGCTGGCGCCGTCGACCAGGCCGGTGACGCCGATGCCGTTGTTGTCGGCGACCAGTTGGCCCATCACCGCGGTGCCGTGGTTGTTGTCGTTGAACGGATCGGTCGGGGTGCCGTTGTTGACCCGCGCGCCGGCCAGCCGCAGCTTGGACAGGTCTTCGTGGCCGGTGTTCCAGCTGTATTCGATGTCGAGCACGCGAACGCCGGCGCCGTTGCCGCCGGCGACGGTGCGCGCGTACTCGCTGTCGATGCCGTTCTGCGCGGCCGGCAGCTTGTAGTACTGGTTGGATTCGTAGTTCGGCGAGGCCGGCAGCGGCACCGGCAGCGGCGCGGCGTAGGCGGTTTCGACGATGCTCATCGCGTTGAGTTCGTCGATGACGCGCGCGGCGTCCTGGCCGGGCTTGACCCGGATCCGGAACCACTGGCTCAGGTCGGGCTGCGGGCCTTGCGCCTGCGCACTCTTGCTCAGCGCCGACAGGGTCGCGGCATCGGCATGGAACAGCGGTTCCAGCGCGGCGACCGGGCCGGCGCCGCCGGTGAGGCTGTCCAGCGCGGTCAGGCGGCCGAGCTTGGCCGAACTCAGGCGGCCGCTTTGCAGACGCACCTGGCTGTCGTCGACGAACTTGACCTCGATGATTTCGCGCGAGTCGAAGCGGCCGAGTTTGGTCTTGATCGGTTTCGCCAGCACGTGCTGGGGCATCGGGCTCGACGGCGGCGCGGCGAGCGCGGGCAGCGCGGCGAGCGCGAGGCAGGGCAGCAAGGCGCGGAACAACGGCGTGAGAGCGGAGCGGGCGATAGAACGCATGGGAGGGTCCTGGTCGGTGGAGAGGGCGTCATGCGAAGCGGCGCGCAGTCGGGCTTCGCTGTGGGCTTCGCGGTCGGTGCGGCGGGCGGACCGGCGGGCGATCCGCAGGCGAGGGTAGGCAGCCCCGGCGCGCCCCGGCGCGCGTGCCGTCACGGTTTCGCCGATGCCGTGCGCGGCGATGTTTTTGTTGCCAAAAACCGGATCGGGCACACGGCTTTGGCCGTTGCCGCCGCTGTCGCAGGCCGCTGCACGCGCCGTTGGCGTGGCACGGTGGGCGGCTTTCGCCGGCCGGTCGGGGGCGATCCCGGCCGCCGCCGGTCGCACGGCGCGCGAACGCCGCAGCGACCACGACTTTCGGGACAGGCACGGCGTTGGGCCGAGGCTATAGTGGCCGCACCATTCCGAGGGGAAGTGCCGTGTCCAAGTCCCGCCTCCCGTTGTTGCTGTTGCTGGCCGTGTCCACCGCGTCGGTCGGTGCCGTGCACGGCGTCCAGCCCGGCGACATCGACCGCAACGCCAAGCCTTGCGAGGATTTCTTCGCTTACGCCAACGGCGCGTGGCGCCAGCAGAATCCGATTCCCGACTACATGGACCGCTGGAGCCGGCGCTGGCAGTCGGGCGAGCTCAACAAGGAGCGGGTGCGCGACATCCTGACCGAGTTGTCGGCGCGCCAGGATTGGGCCAAGGGCAGCGCGGGGCAGTTGGCCGGCGATTTCTACGCGGCGTGCATGGACGAGTCGGCGGCGAACGCGCTCGGCGCCAAGCCGGTGCAGCCGTGGCTGGCGGAGATCGATGCGATCAAGGACCGCGCCGGCCTGCAGCGCGAGATCGGCAAGTTGAACGCCGTCGGCATCGCCGCGCCGTTCGTGGTTTCGTCCGGCGAGAGCCTGCGCGAGCCTTCGCGTACCATCGCCCACCTCCAGGCCGGCGGCCTGGGCCTGCCCGACCGCGATTACTACCTCAAGCCCGAGCCGCGTTTCGTCGAAGCGCGCGCCAAGTACCTGGTCCACGTCGCGCGCATGTTCGAACTGGCCGGCGTGCCGGCCGCCGACGCCCAGCGCGATGCGCAGACGGTGTTCGATTTCGAAAAGCGCCTGGCCGAGGCTTCGCTCGACAACGTGCAGTTGCGCGATCCCAAGCGCCAGGACAACCCGACTGCGTTCGCCGAGCTGTCCAAACTGGCGCCCGGTTTCGATTGGGGCGCTTATTTCGACGGCGCCGGCATCCCGCGCGAAGCGCTCAACGTGACCCAGCCGAAGTTCCTGCGCCAGTTCGACCAGGAACTGACCGCCACGCCGCTGGCGCAATGGAAAGCCTATCTGCGCTGGCATGCGCTCGAAGCCTCCGCCGATACGCTGTCGCAGCCGTTCGTGGAGGAGAACTTCGCGTTCAACGGCAAGTTCCTGACCGGCGCCACCCAGATGAAGCCGCGCTGGAAGCGTTGCGCCGAACTCGCCGACGCCCAGCTCGGCGACGCGCTCGGCGCGAAGTACGTGGAGAAGTATTTCCCGCCGGAAGCCAAGGCGCGCATGCAGGACATGGTCAAGAACATCCTCGCGGCGATGGACGACACCATCCGCGAACTGGATTGGATGGATGCGGCGACCAAGCAAAAGGCCTTGGAAAAGCGCTCGACTTTCGTCGCCAAGCTCGGCTATCCGGACACGTTCAAGGACTACGCCGGGGTCGAGGTGAGCCGCGCGTCGGCCTGGAACAATCTGCAGGCGACCTCGCGCTGGAACGTGGCCGACGACCGCCGCCTGATCGGCAAGCCGACCGACCGCAGCCGCTGGGGCATGACTCCGCCGACCTCGAACGCGTACTACAACCCGTTGCAGAACGAGATCGTGTTCCCCGCCGGTATCCTGCAGCCGCCGGCGTTCGACGTGAACGCGACCGACGCGGTCAACTACGGCGCGATCGGCGTGGTGATCGGCCACGAGATCAGTCACGGCTTCGACGACCAGGGCGCGCAGTTCGATGCGCAAGGCCGCTTGTCGAACTGGTGGACGCCGGCCGACGGCAAGCAGTTCGCGGCCAAGGGCCAGTGCGTGGTCGATCAGTTCGAAGGCTATTTCATCGAACCCGGGCTGCACCACAACGGCAAGCTGGTGCTCGGCGAGTCCATCGGCGATCTCGCCGGCGCCAAGATCGCTTACCGCGCGTACCTGAAATCGCGCGAAGGCAAGGGGCCGGAGCCGACCTTGGACGGGTTCACGCCCGAGCAGCAGTTCTTCATCGCCTGGGGCCAGTTCCGCGGCGACGAAACCCGGCTGGAGACCCAGCGCACGATGATCCAGGGCGACCCGCATCCGGTCGCGAAGTATCGCGTCAACGGCCCGTTGTCGAACCTGCCGGCGTTCCAGCAGACGTTCCAGTGCAAGGCAGGCGATGCGATGGTGCGGGCGAAGGAGCAGCAGTGCGAGGTGTGGTGAGGAGCGCTTGAAGGGGCGTAGCTCGGTCGCGACGGCCGGGCCTTACTCGGACCCAGGCGGCAGGTGCCTGGTGTCTTGCGTCCTGCGGCCGAACCACCAATAGCTGATGCCGATCACCGCGCTCTGCAGCACCGCCAGGGGCGGGAAGAACAGGTGCGTGGCGGTCCAAAGCAGACAGACGACGAAGGCTGTCAGCAAGGTCTTGCGGCCGACGCGGCTGGCGATGTACAGGATCAGTACGAACAGCAATTGGTAGAGCAGCACCGGAAGCGTAAGCAACGCGATCATGTTCCGGGCTCAGTCGCGGTTGCGATGGTAGAGAGTGCTGCTGCCGCAATCGGCGCATTCGCGATAGAAGGACAGACCTTCCTTGCGCAGACGCGGCTTGTGGCCGGGTTGGCAGGCGAAGCGGATCGCCGTGTTCGTGCTGCAGCTTTCGCAGCGAAAGTAGTAGCCGTATTTCCCGTACAGGATTTCGCCGGTTTCGCCGTTGCAGCTCTTGCACGCAGGAGCGGCCGTCGCGCTCCGGTGCGCGGGCAAGGGCAGCGGTTCGGCCGAAGTCTCGGCGGCCGGTCGCTGCGGCGCAGACGTCGGCTCGAGTCCGCGCTGCGCAGCCGGAGCCCCGGACGATACGTCGCCAGCCGCTGGCGGCCGCCCGGCGTTCGGACGCGACACGGACAGGGTTGAGTGGGCCAGGTTCGGTCCGGTCTTCGGCTCGGTCGCTGCGGATG
Proteins encoded:
- a CDS encoding S1 family peptidase — protein: MRKFSTSVLAVTVAMIASGSAFAADDLAPALKTAMQRDLGLNETQLVQYLKLESLAAQQAQTLETKLGRNFAGTWLERKADGSYALVAASTAINNTAAKAVPGVETRRVANSLSALNAAKGQLDSLLARNGKTPKGVYSWSVDLPSNSIVVGVAPGAEETGVDFVARSGLDSRLVRFETMKDVPQRRIAVQGGRGMLRNPGDGYLYACSVGFTVTKGSTPGYATAGHCGTVGEIVYQEAGQWNPGVRVGTFAASVMPSGTSTGPDRGWVKVDTTHTLSPSVYGYGNGDVTVRGSTEAAVGAALCRSGRTSGWHCGAIRTKNVTVSYQDDNGNPDGTVTGLTRTTACAEGGDSGGSFITGAGQAQGVLSGGSGSCQGSQGNNGGGNSYYTPINAILSAYSLTLRTSP
- a CDS encoding helix-turn-helix domain-containing protein, translating into MHAPTVPDIDAAAAPESPPAQTRTGCADATSPQLIAPSGRGQVVLDSAELRRLRQGRLLSQQDLADDCWRRNIRVSVATIKRAESGRAVRFRIAHELARCFGVPVMALVRAAPAA
- a CDS encoding S8 family serine peptidase, which gives rise to MRSIARSALTPLFRALLPCLALAALPALAAPPSSPMPQHVLAKPIKTKLGRFDSREIIEVKFVDDSQVRLQSGRLSSAKLGRLTALDSLTGGAGPVAALEPLFHADAATLSALSKSAQAQGPQPDLSQWFRIRVKPGQDAARVIDELNAMSIVETAYAAPLPVPLPASPNYESNQYYKLPAAQNGIDSEYARTVAGGNGAGVRVLDIEYSWNTGHEDLSKLRLAGARVNNGTPTDPFNDNNHGTAVMGQLVADNNGIGVTGLVDGASAYMTNAMNTERGYDPANAILTAANFLRAGDVILIEQQAAGPSACNGYVPVEWIASVHAAIVTATNKGIHVVQAGGNGNMNLDNTSCFGSPFPAGRADSGSIIVGAGGPRSNTWCSDGTAERAKQSFSTYGSRVNVQAWGRCVTTTGYGNLYNGGVNAYYTKVFSGTSSASPIVASAVVALSGIAKQRGITLTPRQMRDLLRTTGTAQTGGGGNIGPLPNLRAAISQLGN
- a CDS encoding M13 family metallopeptidase — encoded protein: MSKSRLPLLLLLAVSTASVGAVHGVQPGDIDRNAKPCEDFFAYANGAWRQQNPIPDYMDRWSRRWQSGELNKERVRDILTELSARQDWAKGSAGQLAGDFYAACMDESAANALGAKPVQPWLAEIDAIKDRAGLQREIGKLNAVGIAAPFVVSSGESLREPSRTIAHLQAGGLGLPDRDYYLKPEPRFVEARAKYLVHVARMFELAGVPAADAQRDAQTVFDFEKRLAEASLDNVQLRDPKRQDNPTAFAELSKLAPGFDWGAYFDGAGIPREALNVTQPKFLRQFDQELTATPLAQWKAYLRWHALEASADTLSQPFVEENFAFNGKFLTGATQMKPRWKRCAELADAQLGDALGAKYVEKYFPPEAKARMQDMVKNILAAMDDTIRELDWMDAATKQKALEKRSTFVAKLGYPDTFKDYAGVEVSRASAWNNLQATSRWNVADDRRLIGKPTDRSRWGMTPPTSNAYYNPLQNEIVFPAGILQPPAFDVNATDAVNYGAIGVVIGHEISHGFDDQGAQFDAQGRLSNWWTPADGKQFAAKGQCVVDQFEGYFIEPGLHHNGKLVLGESIGDLAGAKIAYRAYLKSREGKGPEPTLDGFTPEQQFFIAWGQFRGDETRLETQRTMIQGDPHPVAKYRVNGPLSNLPAFQQTFQCKAGDAMVRAKEQQCEVW